The genomic interval GAACAGGCCGTAAGGGTAGACCAGCTAAATGTAGTGCTGCAACTTGGCACCACCGAAGGAATAAAACAATTTTTGGAGCACGCGTCATGCATTGGCATAGTGTCGAAAAAGTCGGTTGAAAAGGAGTTGGAGCGGGGTACATTATTTGCCGTTCCCTTGAAGGAAATTTCGTTTAAGCGTGAATTTCGCATTGTATTGCATAGCAGCCAGCCTGCTGGCAGCACCGCTCTCTTTTTAAAGGATCTACTGCCAACCTATAACCTTTAGCTATATGTTATAATTATTTTGAATTGGGATAGCTCATATTATTAGGGTTTCTTTGCATTGAATAAAGGAACTTTAATGATAATAAATTATACCCAATCACGTAATGTGTTAGTTGTTGCATTACTAATAATTATGCTTTTTGTTAGCATCGCTGGTTTTGTTGGTGGACCATTGGCCCTTTTACTAGGTGTTGCTGCCTCTTTCACAATGGGAAATCCTAACCCAGTATTTTATTCAAAAGTTTCGAAGTATTTGCTGCAAGTTTCTGTGGTTGGAATGGGCTTTGGCATGAACCTAAGGGCCGCAATTGCGACAGGAATTCACGGTTTCTGGATAACGCTTGCATTTATCAGCTTTACACTTATTGTTGGCAACATCATGGGACGGCTGTTAAACCTTTAAGGCTTGGCGTTTGGCTTTGGTTACCACCCTATCCTTAAAATATTACTGTAGCTTTTTCAATCTATAATTAGTGAATTATTAACAACTTAAACAGGTATAACATGAGCTGGATTACATTGATTTTGGGCTTTGCCTTTGGGGCACTGCTACAGGTGGCTAGGCTTAATCGCTTTAACACCATAAGTGGACTTGCCATGCGCGAGAACTATACCGTGGCAAAGGCTATTGCTGCTTCCATTGGCGTTGGAATTATTATTATTGCGTTAGAGGTTGGACTGGGAATGGCCACCTTCCACGTAAAACCATTTTTGGTAGTTGGAATTGTGCTTGGAGGATTACTCTTTGGTTCAGGGATGGCCATTTTGGGTTATTGCCCAGGTACCCTTCCGGTGTCGCTGGGAGAGGGCTCGCTTGACGCATTGTTTGGCATTGTTGGTGGTATAGTGGGCGGTGTGGTTTTTACAGTTATTCAACCGTCAGCTGCTCATCTGCTAGGACCTAATCTTGGCAGCATGTCGTTTCTATCTATGGCTGGTATTGGGAGTTTTGGCTACTATACCATTGCCATTATTGTTGGTGCGGTCTTTATTGGTGCAGCCTTCGTTCTGCAGGGTAAGGAGCGCACGGTGGGCTACAAATGGCTAATTGCAGGTAGTGGGCTTGCTCTTTTGAATGCCATTGTTTTTCTTCCTTCGGTGGCTAACCGCATTATTGGTGCATCCACCGCATACCCCTACGCTGGCGATATGATTACCTCGTCCACAGGTAATACTTACTTTTCCGCCATTGAAACCCCAGGAAGGTGGGAGCTGCTGTTCTTGACTGGCGCTTTCCTTTCGGGCCTTGTTATCTCCTTGTTAAGAAAGGAGTTTAAGCTGCAGCTGATGCATTCCAACTGGACGAGATTCAAGGGCGAGAGTTCAGCTAAGCGGATGGTATGGGCATCGCTGGGAGGATTTGTACTAATTATTGGTGCCCGAATGGCTGGCGGATGCACTAGCGGTCATATCTTATCGGGAGGTATGCAGCTGGCAATTAGCAGTCTAGTGTTTACTGTTTTTGTATTTTCGGGACTTTTGCTTACTGGTTGGTTGTTCTACAGAAAATCCAGTCGTTAGTGCAAATCCATGTTGCGTCTTTTTTTGTAAAATAGTTCAACCATTTGAGAACAAGCTGGCTTCAATAATCCTTATTTTTACAAAAAAGGAGAAATGGAAGATAGCGCTAGAAAATACTGGAATGAACGACTCAACAAAAGTGCTGCCGCTTTCCGAAGTAATGGTTTCAATGTAATAATTATTAATAACTTAGCAGAGGTGTCAAGTGCCATTCTACCGGAATTACTCACCCATTCGGAGGGGAAGGTGGTTTCGTATGGGGACTCTCTTACGCTGCGCCAAACGGGAATTTTAGATGCTCTAAAAGCTGTGCAGGGTATTACCTTCCTTGACGGATTTAGGGAGGATAGGAGTCGTGAGGAGAACTTGGTGGTGCGGCGTCAGGCGCTACTTTCCGACATTTTCCTAACTGGCACTAATGCCATTACTGCCGCGGGCCAGCTTGTAAATCTCGATATGATTGGGAATCGAATTGCGCCAATTGCCTTTGGGCCATCCAGTGTTTACCTTTTTGTGGGAAGAAACAAGCTGGTGGACGATGTAAAGCAGGCACGGCAGCGAATTCGTCGATATACTGCACCTTTAAACGCCATTAAACATCCTAACTTCTCAACCCCATGCCAGCGTACTTCCGTTTGCAGCGACTGCAAAAGCCCGGACCGGATATGCAACGCATGGCTCATTACCGAAAAATCGTTTCCGAAGGGGCGAATTACGCTGGTGCTTATAAATGAGGATTTGGGGTTGTAGCGAAAGCCCAGCGAAGTGAGATTTGGGTCGGTAACGAGGTTCCTGAATCTTAATGTTTACGGCGTTTTTTGACAAATGGTGTTGTTGATACCTAAACACTTAAGTATTCGTTCATTGTTGTTAGCTAATTAGGTGTTTATACTGGAAAATTTTTTTGCAAACGTTTTCTTGGGACAAATGCTGCTCATTTCGGGCAGCATTTCTCATTTAAGATGTCATCGATTGGACATTTTTATGCATATTTCCACTACGCAATTCTCCATTTTTGACAAATTTAGGGTAGGAGAGGTTGAACATTTGCAATTTATTCTGCCCATTTTAAACGCACATGTAGTACTTATGAAATATGCTGTAAATCAATAATTAAATTCAAAATAGTTCCAATTTTGACGTAGCATTGACGTAGGCTATAACAGGTTGCGCAAACGTTTGTGTTTTACAATTTGAAATTGGTTGAGGTTAAGACGTGGTAGGAAATGGTGCTAGGCGGCCAATTGGGTTGTAATTTTTCAAACGTTTTAAACCCCTAACTAAACTAAAACTTAACTCACATGAAAAAAACACTTCTTTCAGCTTTCTTGATTCTGTTAGGAGGGGTTCTTTATGCGCAAAGTTTAAGCGTCAAAGGAACCGTTACGTCAGCCTCTGATGGCGGACCACTTCCAGGTGTTACAATTATTGTTAAGGAGATGCCAGGAAAAGGAACAACTACAGATGCCGATGGTAACTACTCCATTATGGTTGAAGCTGATCAAACATTGGTATTTTCTTTTATTGGAATGGAAACCCAGACCATTCCGGTTAATGGGCAAACAAAGATTAACGTAGCGCTGGCCAACTCTTCTCAAAAAATTGATGAGTTGGTTGTAATTGGCTATGGTGTTCAAAAGAAAAGCCTTTTAACCTCTGCCATTGCCTCAGTCTCAAGCAAGGACATTGAAGAGTCCAATCCACTTCGTGTAGAGCAGGCTCTTCAGGGTAAAACTGCCGGTGTGGAAGTTATTTCCAACTCAGGTCAACCTGGTGATGGATTCACTGTCCGTATTCGTGGTATTGGCACTACGGGTGATTCCAATCCTATCTATATAGTGGATGGAATGCCGGTAGGTGGAATTGACTATTTGAACCCTAACGACATTCAGTCTATAGAAGTATTGAAGGATGCCTCTGCCACGGCAATCTATGGTGCTCGTGGAGCAAACGGTGTAGTGCTAATAACCACCAAGCAGGGGAAAAAGGGAAAACTAGTTGTGAACTACGATTTTTCATATAGCATTCAAAATGCATGGAAAAAGGTCTCTTTGCTCGATGCAAGAGAATATGCCATAATAATGAACGAAAGCTATGCTAACGATAATAGCCCAATTCCATTCCCCGATGTGGACGCTGTAGTTGCTGCGGTGGGAAAAGGAACTGATTGGCAAAAGGAGATTTTTTACAAGAATGCACCTGCCGTTAACCATCAGTTTACGGTAAGCGGAGGGAATGATGCATCAACATATCTCTCTTCATTTTCCTATACGCTACAAGATGGAATTGTTGCAAAGGGAAAATCAAATTACGAACGTTATACGTATCGCATTAATTCTGCTCACCACAGTGGGATATTTAGCTATGGAAATAATCTAGTATTCACCAGCAAGAAAACACGTGGTATTGATCCAAATGCTGAGTTCAGTGGCCCGCTATCGAAGGCTGTAAATATGGACCCAATTACCCCTGTAAAGAATCCTGATGGAACTTGGGGTCATTCTAACTATGCCACTCAAGAGGTTGTGAACCCAGTAGCTTACCTCAGCATAATCAACTCAGAGTATAAGGAGAACAAGGTTGTGGGTAACGTTTGGGCACAGCTGGAACCCATGAAGGGATTAAAGGTTCGGTCTACATTTGGTATCGACCTTGCCAATGGATTTTCAAGAACATTCACTCCTGTTTATGACCTCGGTGGGAATGTAAAGTCTACAGTATCACAAGCCAGTGCCACTAACGATCGTTGGTATACATGGCAGAATGAAACTACAGTATCCTATTCAAAGACCATAGGTTCGAGTGCATTTACAGCGTTAGCTGGTATGACTGCTAATAGTTATCGTCACGACAATCTTGGTGGCAGCAAAAACAATTTGCTTTTTAACGATTTTGAGCATGCTTACATCAATAATGGAACTGATGAGGACAGCTACAAATCGTGGGGAGGTGCCGATGAGCATGCGCTTTTGTCCTATTTTGGTAGAGGCAATTACGCATTCAAGGACAAGTATATTGTTGAAGCAGTTATCCGTGCTGACGGTTCGTCCAACTTTGGAGCCAACAATAGGTATGGTTACTTTCCTGCCTTCTCTGCTGGCTGGGTTCTCACAAAGGAATCCTTTATGGCTGATTTTCCTTCTGTTTCATTCCTAAAGTTACGAATAGGCTGGGGCCAAAATGGTAACGAATCAATAGGAGCCTTCCAATATACCTCCTTGATTGGATCTGGAAGCAAATATACCTTTGGTACAGGTGAAGTAATAACTGTGGGTTCTAATCCAACCAGCATTTCCAACCCCGATCTTCGGTGGGAAACTTCAGAACAGACCAACATTGGGCTTGATAGCAGATTCTATAAAGATAAGTTTAGTGTTAGCTTAAACGTTTATAGAAAGGATACCAAAGACCTGTTGGTTGTGGCTCCTATACCTGCCTTTGTGGGAAGTGGTGCACCAACCGTAAATGGTGGCTCCGTTAGAAACCAAGGTATTGAGTTGGAATTGGGCTACAAGACAAATATTCATGACGTGGCCATTGACGTTAGTCTTTCCGGTGGCTACAATAAGAATAAGGTGCTTACTATAGATAATAGTGAAGGCCGCATATACGGCGCCAATGTTGCAGTAGGTATGTATAACGTTTGTATGGCAGAAGTTGGCCAGCCAATCGCCTTTTTCTGGGGCTATAAAACGGCTGGGGTCTTCCAAAATCAAGCACAAATTCTTGCCCATACTGCTGATGACGGTACCGTGCTGCAGCCTAATGCTAAGCCTGGTGACCTCATTTGGGTTGACTTTAATAACGATGGTAAGATTGACGATAAAGATCGCACCAACATTGGAAATCCATATCCCAAAATGACCGCTGGTTTAAGTTTCTCTGCAAACTATAAGGGTTTTGATTTTAACATGTTTTGGTATGGTGCATTTGGACAGGATATCTATAGTGGATCACGTCGTTACGACCTACCAATGTCCAACTGGGAATCTTCGGTTTTGGGTCGTTGGACCGGCGAAGGTACATCCAACTCATTTCCTCGCGTAACCATTGCCGACCCCAACCAAAACTTCTTCAGGGTGTCGGACTTCTATGTTCACAATGGCTCGTATGTAAGGCTAAAGAATATAACCCTCGGCTATACCTTGCCCGAGTCCATTAGCCAGAAGGTTAAAATGTCGAAGTTGAGAATATACATATCCTCTAACAACCTGCTGACATTTACCAAATACAAAGGCTTTGATCCGGAAATTGGTGCTAAGAGTTCACTCGATGTTGGTATCGACAGAAATGTATACCCACAGGCTCGCACCATTATTTTTGGACTAAACATTGGTTTTTAACCTATTAACTTAACTGCTATGATGAAAAAAACATATATTCTGCTGATGGTTATTCTTGTTGCGGGCCTTGGTTCATGCACAAAGGATTTCCTCCAAAAGGAGCCCTTAACCAATAGGGTTGAGGATAACTTTTACAAAACACCCGACGATGCTTTTCAGGCATTGGTTGCTGTTTACGACGTACTTCAGTGGCAAACTGGTGGAGGTTACCATCCCTACGATCTTATAACAGACATTCTATCCGATGATGCTTACAGTGGTGGTTCAGGCCCAGGTGATCGACCAGGTTTGGTCAGGATGGGAAAGTTCAGCGAATATACCACCGACGAGGAGCCTCTTGGTTTATGGAAAGACCGATATACAGGAATTTATCGTGCGAACCTGCTACTTGAAAAAATAGTGGATATTCCTTTTACAGATTCTTTGCTTAAGGTAAGATACATAGCCGAAGCTAGAT from Williamwhitmania sp. carries:
- a CDS encoding TonB-dependent receptor, translating into MKKTLLSAFLILLGGVLYAQSLSVKGTVTSASDGGPLPGVTIIVKEMPGKGTTTDADGNYSIMVEADQTLVFSFIGMETQTIPVNGQTKINVALANSSQKIDELVVIGYGVQKKSLLTSAIASVSSKDIEESNPLRVEQALQGKTAGVEVISNSGQPGDGFTVRIRGIGTTGDSNPIYIVDGMPVGGIDYLNPNDIQSIEVLKDASATAIYGARGANGVVLITTKQGKKGKLVVNYDFSYSIQNAWKKVSLLDAREYAIIMNESYANDNSPIPFPDVDAVVAAVGKGTDWQKEIFYKNAPAVNHQFTVSGGNDASTYLSSFSYTLQDGIVAKGKSNYERYTYRINSAHHSGIFSYGNNLVFTSKKTRGIDPNAEFSGPLSKAVNMDPITPVKNPDGTWGHSNYATQEVVNPVAYLSIINSEYKENKVVGNVWAQLEPMKGLKVRSTFGIDLANGFSRTFTPVYDLGGNVKSTVSQASATNDRWYTWQNETTVSYSKTIGSSAFTALAGMTANSYRHDNLGGSKNNLLFNDFEHAYINNGTDEDSYKSWGGADEHALLSYFGRGNYAFKDKYIVEAVIRADGSSNFGANNRYGYFPAFSAGWVLTKESFMADFPSVSFLKLRIGWGQNGNESIGAFQYTSLIGSGSKYTFGTGEVITVGSNPTSISNPDLRWETSEQTNIGLDSRFYKDKFSVSLNVYRKDTKDLLVVAPIPAFVGSGAPTVNGGSVRNQGIELELGYKTNIHDVAIDVSLSGGYNKNKVLTIDNSEGRIYGANVAVGMYNVCMAEVGQPIAFFWGYKTAGVFQNQAQILAHTADDGTVLQPNAKPGDLIWVDFNNDGKIDDKDRTNIGNPYPKMTAGLSFSANYKGFDFNMFWYGAFGQDIYSGSRRYDLPMSNWESSVLGRWTGEGTSNSFPRVTIADPNQNFFRVSDFYVHNGSYVRLKNITLGYTLPESISQKVKMSKLRIYISSNNLLTFTKYKGFDPEIGAKSSLDVGIDRNVYPQARTIIFGLNIGF
- a CDS encoding YeeE/YedE thiosulfate transporter family protein; amino-acid sequence: MSWITLILGFAFGALLQVARLNRFNTISGLAMRENYTVAKAIAASIGVGIIIIALEVGLGMATFHVKPFLVVGIVLGGLLFGSGMAILGYCPGTLPVSLGEGSLDALFGIVGGIVGGVVFTVIQPSAAHLLGPNLGSMSFLSMAGIGSFGYYTIAIIVGAVFIGAAFVLQGKERTVGYKWLIAGSGLALLNAIVFLPSVANRIIGASTAYPYAGDMITSSTGNTYFSAIETPGRWELLFLTGAFLSGLVISLLRKEFKLQLMHSNWTRFKGESSAKRMVWASLGGFVLIIGARMAGGCTSGHILSGGMQLAISSLVFTVFVFSGLLLTGWLFYRKSSR
- a CDS encoding lactate utilization protein, with protein sequence MEDSARKYWNERLNKSAAAFRSNGFNVIIINNLAEVSSAILPELLTHSEGKVVSYGDSLTLRQTGILDALKAVQGITFLDGFREDRSREENLVVRRQALLSDIFLTGTNAITAAGQLVNLDMIGNRIAPIAFGPSSVYLFVGRNKLVDDVKQARQRIRRYTAPLNAIKHPNFSTPCQRTSVCSDCKSPDRICNAWLITEKSFPKGRITLVLINEDLGL